Genomic segment of Triticum aestivum cultivar Chinese Spring chromosome 6A, IWGSC CS RefSeq v2.1, whole genome shotgun sequence:
CCTTTGAGATGCGTCCATGGGGTGTAGGAAGACCCAAGTATCTCTCTTCAAAAACTGTATTTGTCACATTCAGCACAGCCCGTACTTGGTCATGTATCACAGCTGGACAGGAGGGGCCAAAAAACATGAAACACTTGTTGTAATTCAGGCTTTGCCCAGTGGCACCGCCATATAGGTTCAAAACTTTTTTAACTTCAAAAGCCTGATCCTGAGATGCTTCGAAGAACAAAAGAGTATCGTCCGCAAAAAGAAGGTGTGAAATACCCGGAGCTCTCCTACAAACCTTAACCGGAGTAATTGCCTCCATATCAACCCTATGCCTTAAAACAGCCGACAAGCCATCCGCCACAAACAAGAACAGAAACGATGATAAAGCCGAAGCCCACGCGTcggtgcaaatgaatccaagagGGTTCCGTTTAACTTGACAGAGTACCTCACCGATGTAACAGAGTTCATATTGTGTGTGCCTTCTATGTAAAAGTCTATTGATGCTACATTTTAAGGCAATGAAACGGGCCTGTCGAAAATATAGAGAGAGGCAAAGATTATGCGTGAGATGATGTGACTGCGTGAACGCATATACGTTATGTTTTGTGTTTCTTAAACAAGCAAGGTCTAATCGAGTCACTCTGTCTCGAATCCATCAAAAATGCAGAATACAGTTACTCAAAGTCCTCCGGGAGCAAgtttaagaaaaaaaataaaaaaaaagtccTTCACGAGCACAAGTTACAGAAATCTAGAAATGCCGTGGCCGTGTGCCCGTAACCGGCAATCCAGTTTTGAGCATACTGCAGCGTCGGCTCGGTCCCTATCTCGCAAACTGACCCAGCCGATACGGACCGTGGGCGGGTCAAAGTTCGTCGGACGACGGCGGTGTCACCAGACCAACGACAGCCCTCGTGACAGCATCCTTCAacgcctcctcgtcgaattcgccAGCAGCCTACAAGATTCACAGCCAGTCAATTCCACCGGTTATTTTTAATCTCGCACGTCGTTCATGCACACGTGTGGGCTAGAGAGGCAAAGAGGAATACATCCCGCGTTGCATTGGTAGCTAAAATAATAAGAAATATTTAAAGGCAATCCTAGAATCAGAGCGGTTTTACAAAACAAATCATACACGATTCCGAACGTACAAATATGACTACAGACACAATTTGTTCCACGCAAGAATTAGGTCATGTCCACCATTATTCGTAACCTTGTTCacaaaaaaaaaaattaaaaatcatgccTGGCATTTCAAATTCGAAATTTCGTCAATTCTTGCAGTAAAACTTTTTCTATCCCATCCCTATTGATCATTCTTGAAGTAAAATCTTAGGACGACGATAACGTGTGGGCGTTAAAGGGTTTGCCCACACGTTTTGTGTGGTGTctaagaggaccagcccacacgcCTATGTGTGGGCAAAAGAAGTAATGCTCACATGTCTTTTTTCCTCGCGGTCCCTCTCACAAGCCTATTTGTGggcaaaatagataacgcccacacgaccTCTCTCAAGCACCTATCTCACGGTCCTGCACGTCCAGCGTGACAGTCACCACGCGTCCCACAGTTGGCATGGTCCGGACTCTCTTCAATGTCCATTTAATTGCAGTTGTCATGTTGTTGTACTACAGTTACCATGTCtgacaactacatttgccatggttgctcaactgcagttgccatctcagatCAAGTGTCAGATGCCATTTTTTAGACAACTGcagttgttgccatgtatggtctggttactacagttgccatgatttgaaaattttaggatttgtcacctactaacactaggcagttgccatgtatggtctggtttactacagttgccatgatttaaAAACTTCAGGAGTTGCCACTACTAACACTAGGCAATTGCTGTGTAGCGCTACAAAAAGACATCGCAaaataacatgttcgggtaaagagagagttgtcatctgcttacgaacacactagggcagttgccatgtaccctgcaaaacacatgggaattgacatgttcgggtaaaagagagagttgtcatctgcttacaagcacattaggacagttgccatgtaccctgcaaaacacatgacaAGTGACAGCTTTGAATGTGGAAGAGGAGACGTGTTTGGGCGAACTgataaatgcccacacaccagccatGTAAGTGAGTGAAAACTGACACGTGgacgaactgctaaacgcccacacatcgACCCCTTCGTGTGGTGAAACAGACGTGTGGACAACCAGATAAATGCACACACACCAGTCCAGTCCTACGTAGCAccacaaacatgccaagattcAAGCATCTACAAACGGACGCGGATTCATACATGTGGGCAAGATGCAAGCGCGCACACGTGTGGGGCCGAAATCTTAAGGAGAGCGAGATTGGACAGGGCAGTTTGTGTGGACGGCATTAGTAGGTATTCTGGCCAAGCAAAGCATTGTTTCCGGCCAAAGTCAGTCAGTCAGTCATGGCGATTAAAACGACTCGGTTATGGTTGTCTTTCTATATTTTCTTGCGGTGGGGAACAAATTTAGATCATGAAAGGGATATGTATTTCGAGACGTATTAATAGCGGATGAAGCTTCTCTGAAACTGAAAGGAACAGGACGAGAAGGGACTTCGAATGGAAGAGGAAAAGGTACGATTGATGGCCGTGACGTCACCAGAGAAGGCGGTCTAAGTTTTCTCGCCGAGTTTTCGCCTGCAGGTCGCCGTCGGCgaaatactcaggagctactacTCCGTTTGACTTTGACCTGGCTCTGAACCCACCAAATCTCACGTGTATGGCCTACACCTAACCGcggcaattatatatatatatatatatatatacacacacacacacatatatatataaacaaAAATCATCGTGACGTACGTACGGCGCGTACCGTTGCACGGAGTGTCAAGCTCGCCTGAGCAATGCCGCCGTCGCCGGTGCCCTGCGGCTGCCTGGCGTCGACGGCGACCACCGAGAAACGGTGGCCGGCCGTGTCCTTGAGCAGCGCCAGCACGCGGGCCACTAGATCCGACAGGTCGCCTGCCGCCGCCACCCTTATGGTCACCTCACGGCACTGCCCCGTCGAGAACGACGAGGACGATGTTGACGCGCCGGCGCTGCTAGTGGCCACCTCAACTTGTACCCTCTTTGACGAGCCGCCTGCCTGAAGGGCTGCTTGGTCAGGCCTATCCCTGGAGTTGCCGTTGGTGATGCGTTGGTGTTGCTGGATctgcgccgccgtctcgaggcttCGGTTCCTGGCTTCCAGCTCGGAAATCTGGGCTATCAGAACGTTCATGTAGTCCAGAGTGTTGGCGAGGACTGTAGCTTTGTCTTTCTGCAGAAAGAAAAAGAATGTACAAAGCAAATTAACGTAAAAAAGCATATATGAATTCATGCTGAATATGTGCATAACGGAATGCATGTCATCACGTACCTTTGATCCGGGAGGAAGCAGCCCTCTCAGCGCCTCAAAGCTCTCGTTGAGCCTCTCCCGCCGCCTCCGCTCCGATATCATATGGTGCAGCTGGCTGCTCGTCGGGGCTGGGGGCGCggcctcctcgtcttcctcccgcCACCGCTGCGTCGTCGTCCCCGTGGTGCGCTCCTGGCCGTTGTTGTTCAGCGTGTTCATCCTTCTCAGGATAGAGATGCCCATCTTGATCATCCGCTGCCCAGGTGCGTCCGACGGCCGCCGCGGCGCCCTTGGCGCCAGCGCCGCGTTGTACGGCCGGAACGCCGTCGTCGTCGAGCCACGGCGCGGCGACCGATGCGCGCGACGGTAGCCTAGCGGAGGCGTGGGCGTGTTAGGCATagccgacgacgaggaggaggatgcggagaTGACCGCGAGCATGGCCTGCGCCATCGCGACGTCGTCGGCCTCGGGGCTCGGGAAGTGGACGTGGCCGTGGACATGGGCAGGGCCGTGCCGGCTAAATGGCACGGGATGCGGCGGACGGGGCGGGTGAGGAAGAGGTCCCGCCGTTAGGTCCCGGGGAGACGTCGTGGTGGACGACGACATGGCCATCGTGCGCAGCAGCGACGTCGAGCCGTCTGCCGGGCTGTCCACGGAGATGGAcggcagagaggaggaggaggacgacggccGCGTCGGCGGGAGCTGGAGCAGTTCCTCAAGCAGCGACTGCTGGAAGAAATCCTCCGAGAATATCTGACCGAGGCCGGCCTGAAGGTTCATCTGTCCCGCCGGCGTCGACATGCCGACCTCGATCTCGCCGCTTTCGCATCCCATGAAGGCCGCCACCTGCCGCGCGCATAAGCACTGCTCAGCGTCGTTCAAATGCATGCATGTTATACTCAAGCGAGGGTAATCAGGCAAACCTTAATGCCAGCTTCCTGGTAGAACTGCAGCTGCACCGGCGACGACGCCGAGGCCGCCAGTTCGTGCTCCGACAGCTCCATGTACGCCCGGCCGTCCTCGTAAGCCCACCCTGGCACGCACCCGCTTACGGCCGCGCAGAGCGAACCCTTGTATGCGTCGAACAGAGCGCGCTCGCGGTCGACGTCACCGCTGCCGCCATCGCGGAGCCATGCGTCCAGGCACAACAGCTGGCGGCGAGCTCTGCTCATGGTTGCATTGCGTGCATTCGGGCGTTGCATGTAAGAGACGACCCATCCGAAGCAGCAAATAACTAATTGAAATCGAGGCTTAATTACCTGTTGGCGGCTGTGAAAGGAGGAGTAGGACGGTGGCCGCCGGCCGGGATCGGCGCCCAGACGCAGAGGTAGGCGCAGGCGGGGACGCGCGACGCCGCTTGCTGAAGGATGCGCAGCCGGGATTCCTGGCCAAGCACGAAGAGCGTGTCCATCATATTCCGGAAGCGGCACGCCGAGAGATGGCCACCGCAGTGTCCTCCATTGCCTCCCGACGTCGATGATCGATGATGGTTCGTTGTCGCTGCCGAGTCATGGGTATTATATATACGATGGAATCGGTCGGGGGTGGCGATGCAAATGTGTATGCATGCATGTGTGGACGTGAGTGGAGGGAAAAGTATTAGAGTAACAGTACcagctagtagtagtagtatagtgCGGTTGGGGAGGGAGCTGGTTTGGCTCCGAGAGAATGGATGGAGACATGGGACGGGGGGTTGAAAAGTATGAAGATGCTGGAAAGTCGTTCAAAGGTGGTGACGGGCTTCAAAGAGGGTCAAACTAGGGTGGCAACGAGGGAGGGGGTTGCTGGATGGTTGATCTTTAGTTCAGCTTCTCAGCTCATCTCATCCTTGGCCTCTCCCAAACTCATATgggttaagagcatctccagccggccCCACAAGAAGCCTTTCCAAGGCACTTTTTGGATGTCGGCGGATAAAAAACGCCCCACTCGAATCCCAGAGACACGTTTTTTGCCGGATTTCGCGAGATTTACGGCCGGCGCTATTACACCAAACCCAGCCCCCCGGGGGGCAGCTGGGGACGCCGGCAGATGACTTTTGCATGCATAGGGCCACTCGtcagccccctctctctctcctctctctcccctttctttattttctttctcctctcctcttcctttcCTTCCACACAGCACGCATGGCCGGGGCAGGGCTCGCGGAccatctccttcctcctcgcttggGCGCCATGGCCACCATCCTCGCAAGATCCAGCCCATCTCCTCCGCGTCCGTCGAGTGGGCGTTCCAGTGGACCCGGTCGGCGCCGTCGCTCGCCGCCGAGTTCGTGGGCGGCCCGCTCAAGCGCTGGTGGGATTGGGGCCTCGGATGGCTGAGGCTTCGCCGGTGACCTGGAGATgcacgaggaggaggcggccacgCTCGGCCGGGGCACCTGGGCGTGCGCTCTGGGGTCCGCCGTGTTGTCGCGTCCGACCACTCGCTGCCCACCATGCAGTGCCTAGAGCGCGAAGCTCGCGAACGACGCCGCCACGACTGCCCCCGCCGTCGCGGCGCCGGCCACGGCCCCTTGTGAAAGCGGGTGCGGCGTCTTGGCATTCTTCCGAGCGGACCGAGCCGCTTGCAACTAAGCTGGTCGGCGGTGCCGAAACCGTCGTTGGTGTCGCTCGCGGCGTCATGCCCGGGAGTTGCGAAATGGATGAAAGCGTCGGGTCGAGGACCCTCGCCGGGTTGCTCCCCCTCCGGCGTCGTCCCCTCCTGCTCAACTTAGC
This window contains:
- the LOC123129579 gene encoding putative transcription factor bHLH041 — encoded protein: MVGSEWSDATTRRTPERTPRCPGRAWPPPPRASPGHRRSLSHPRPQSHQRLSGPPTNSAASDGADRVHWNAHSTDAEEMGWILRGWWPWRPSEEEGDATTNHHRSSTSGGNGGHCGGHLSACRFRNMMDTLFVLGQESRLRILQQAASRVPACAYLCVWAPIPAGGHRPTPPFTAANRARRQLLCLDAWLRDGGSGDVDRERALFDAYKGSLCAAVSGCVPGWAYEDGRAYMELSEHELAASASSPVQLQFYQEAGIKVAAFMGCESGEIEVGMSTPAGQMNLQAGLGQIFSEDFFQQSLLEELLQLPPTRPSSSSSSLPSISVDSPADGSTSLLRTMAMSSSTTTSPRDLTAGPLPHPPRPPHPVPFSRHGPAHVHGHVHFPSPEADDVAMAQAMLAVISASSSSSSAMPNTPTPPLGYRRAHRSPRRGSTTTAFRPYNAALAPRAPRRPSDAPGQRMIKMGISILRRMNTLNNNGQERTTGTTTQRWREEDEEAAPPAPTSSQLHHMISERRRRERLNESFEALRGLLPPGSKKDKATVLANTLDYMNVLIAQISELEARNRSLETAAQIQQHQRITNGNSRDRPDQAALQAGGSSKRVQVEVATSSAGASTSSSSFSTGQCREVTIRVAAAGDLSDLVARVLALLKDTAGHRFSVVAVDARQPQGTGDGGIAQASLTLRATVRAAAGEFDEEALKDAVTRAVVGLVTPPSSDEL